The Candidatus Limnocylindrales bacterium nucleotide sequence GCTGCGAGCCGGATCGCGCGGGAACATTCCCGGATGCGTGCAGTACAAGGTCGCCTCTGCCAGCGATGCGCACGGCCGCGTGCGCAGCGTTCCTTCGCGGTCGGGCAGCTCGTAGCGCGCGCCGAGTCGGCTGCCGAGGAAGCGCTCGCGCAGGAACGGCTGGTCGACCACTCCGAGAAGCGGGCCCTCTTCGTCGGAGAGCGCGATCAGCGTGCCCCACAGCGGCACGCCGGTGATGAACGCGCGCGTTCCGTCGATGGGATCGAGGAGCCAGCGAAGGCCGCTGCTGCCGGGCGAATCGCCATGCTCCTCTCCGACGATGCCGTGGCTGGGATAGTGCTCGGTGATGAGCGCCCGCATCTGGTGCTCGGCGTCCCGGTCCGCCACGGTCACCGGATCGTAGGACGCGCCGGCGGCCGCCTTGTCGGTGACGGTCAAAGGCTGTCGAAAGTGCGGAAGGATGGCCGAGCGTGCGGCGTCGGCCAGGCGGCCGGCAAAGGCGAGAAACGTTTCGAGCTCGGCGTCCGAAATGCTGCTCACGGTCTTGCCATCGCTGAAAACCCGACAGAGGTCCAACGTCCGCAGGCACCGAGGCAGGCGCTCTCGGCCGTGGTGGCGAGGGCGTGCGCAGCGGTCCTCAACGCTTCGTCTTCTGATACGTGCCCACCAGCTCGACGCTGCCGATGACGTGCTCCCTCATCGCCTCTTCGACCTGGGCCTTGGTGGGGGCGCCGATGTCGCCGAGCGTCGTGTCGAGCGCGTACAGCTTGTGGAAGTAGCGGTGGCGGCCGATCGGCGGGCACGGGCCACCGTATCCGGTGCGCTTCCAGTCGTTGGTGCCCTGCCGCGCGCCGCGCGGCATGCCCGATCTGGATGCGCCCTCGGCCAGACTGCCTGCGGACGGCTCGATGTCGTAGGCGACCCAGTGCACCCATGTCGTCTTGGGAGCCGCCGGATCGGGCGCGTCGGGATCATCGACGATCAGCACGAGCGAACGCGTTCCCATCGGAAGCTTCGACCACTCCAGGGGCGGCGAGACATCCTCGCCTTCGCACGTGTAGCGCGAGGGGATCTCACCGCCCGCCTCGAATGCCGGCGAGCGAAGGACCATGACTCTCTCCTGCCTGGACGGCGCCGGCTCGGCTGCCTGTGCGGCGGCGTCTCCGGCGCCGCGCGCATCCACACCGGCGGCTGCCGATGTGGACTCCGCGCCGGTACAGGCCGCGGTCCAGGCTGCCAGGATCAGCGCGGCCAGCCGCAGATGCTTCAGAAGCTCCACACCAGGCCCAGCCCACGCGGTCCGCCCGCCAGACGAAGCTGCGGCTCGAGCTCGGCGGCGGGTGCGCCACCGAAGCGCTGCTTGTACTCGTCCCAATCACGAATCTGGCGAGTCGGATGCGTCCAGATGTGCAGCTCGGCCGACGCCTCGCTGACCGCGAACGACGTCCACGCCGTGGATGGCTCGTCCCATACTTCGGAGACGAGCACGGCGGCCGTGAGGTTGATGGCCAGGCTGGCCAGGTGCTGCCTCCACGAGTAGCGCATGCCGGCCTGATCGGCGGCCTCGGCCATGACCTCCTCGGCCACGGCCAGGCGCCGCGCGCAATCGTCGGCAGGGACGGCGCGGATCGGCTCGCCGCCATGACGCGCGGCCGTCGGGTCGAGCGTCAGCTCGAGAATGCCGAGGCCCGACTTGGCAACGCTGAGAAGGAGATCGGCCCGCTTGCCGTTGTCTTCTTCGAAGGCGGCTCGGCCGCTTTGTGCCACCACGCCCAGAACGAAGACCGCCATCCAGCCTTTGTACCACCAGCTGGCGTGGCGGCGGCCCTCGTCCAGACGCGTCTCGAGGAACTGGATGCGCGCTTCGGTGTCGGGATCGCAGGCGGCCATGGCGCGGCCCGCCGGGAGCACGACGCTCGAGAGCAGTAGCGCGGTCGCGAGAAGAGCGCGTAGCGCCAGGGAAGGACAGGTTCTTCTCATGATCTTCTCCTTCAGAAGGTGATTGGTCGAGCCGAAAGCGCCTGTCTCGCACGCGCGAGCGCGCCCCGAGGGCGGTCGATGACGACGGCGCTCGCCGCGGGCAGCACCTTGTCGTGAGTCGTCGACTGTCCGTATCGCAGCAACGGCTCCCATCCGGTGCCAGGCGTTGCGAAGTCGCGGGGCCGGCGCGGCCAGCTCCGCAAAGACATTACGATGTTTCCGGCCGGGCAAACATCCCCCCAACACTCACGGTAGCGGGCGCGGGCGAGGTTGAGCGGCAGCTCGGGCGGTCGCAGCAAAGGCGCTAGTGGAGCGGGTGCTCCAGCTCCGCTGCCTGATGCGTCGAGGGCGGGCGCACCGCTGTCGCCGTTCGGTTTCAGGAAGAGCTCGGCGGCCACGGCCCTTGGCCACAAACTTCCCCGAGACGTCTTGACGCGCCTCGCGGCTTTGCGTAGTAGCAGTACGTACTACGCACGGCCGGCTGTCCGGTCCCAGGAGGCCTCTTCATGTCCACGCAGGAGCGATACGCCCGTCCCACCGATGGCCCGGCATGGGACGTGGGCCAGGACTACACGACCACATTCAACTGGGAGTACGAGGACGGCCGCGCGCCGCTGCTCAAGCTCTACGAGAAGGGAAAGAAGAGACAGTGGGACGCGGCCGATCGCATCGACTGGTCGCTGAACATCGATCCCGAAAACCCTGCCGAGCTTCCCGACCAGTCCATTCCCATTTTCGACAGCGAGGCCTGGCGCGGGATGACGCCGGCCGAGAAGGGACGGGCCCGACACCATTTCCAGGCATGGCAGCTTTGCCAGTTCATGCACGGCGAGCAGGGCGCGCTCATCTGCACGGCCAAGATCGTGCAGCAGGTGCCCGACATGGATTCGAAGTTCTACGCCGCAACGCAGGTCGTCGACGAAGCGCGTCACGTCGAAGCGTACTCGCGCCTGCTGCACGAGAAGTATCACCTGCTGTATCCGATCAACCGCCACCTGCAGGCGCTGATCGGCGACGTGCTCCGGGACTCTCGCTGGGACATCACGTATCTGGGCATGCAGGTGCTGATCGAAGGCGTGGCACTCGCGGCGTTCTCGACGCTTCGCGACCACGCCAAGAACCCGCTGGTGGCCGCCGTCAATGCCTACGTGATGCAGGACGAGGCGCGCCACGTGGCCTTCGGCCGCTTCGCGCTGCGCGACTACTACCCGCATCTGACCGACAAGGAGCGCGACGAGCGCGAGGAGTTCGCGGTGGAGGCATGCTACCTGCTGCGCGATCGGTTCCTCGGCGAAGAAGTGTGGGAGACACTCGGTCTTCCGGTCAAGGAGTGCGCCGATGCCACCGAGCGCTCCGAGTGGATGCGCTTCTACCGCAGCCAGCTCTTCACGCGCATCGTGCCGACGGTCAAGGAGATCGGCCTCTGGGGTCCGCGCATCCGCAAGGCCTACGCGGACATGGGGATCATCGGCTTTGCCGACACCGATCTGGACGCGCTGGCCGAGAATGATCAGAACGTGGCCGAGCGCTTCGATGAGCGGCGTGGCATGATCGAAGGGATCGCGGCGGAGGCCAAGGCGACGGCCGCGTAGCAGGGCCGCCGCGGAACGATGGGCACGCCTCGCAGCGCGCGAGCGTGCCCGAGCCGCGGCGATTGCGCAGGCTGCCAGGGCAGGAGATCGGGGATGACGAACCGGCTGAAGATGAAGGATCTCGAGCGCGCCACCGGCGTCGGTCGCGAGGCGATCCGGTTCTACATCCGCGAGGGGCTGCTGCCCGAGCCCGAGCGCACCGGCCGCAACGTGGCCTGGTACGACGAGTCGTTCATCGAGCGCATTGCGCTCATCAAACGCCTGCAGACCGAGCGCTTCCTGCCGCTGGCGATCATCAAGGCGATCCTGCGCGGCGACGAGCCGCCGCCGCAGGAGCATGCGCAGACGCTGGCGCAGATCGAGAAAGGCCTCTCCACGCGCAGCCGGTCGCAGCAGACCCGATTGCCCGAGCGCCTGGATCGCATCAGCGCCCGCACCGGCCTGGCGATCGAGGACATTCGAGAGCTCGCCGAGATCGGCACGATCGAAGTCGTGCGCCGCGACGGCGGCGAGTGGATCGAAGGGCTGTCGATCCCCGTCGTCGAGGCATGGGGTGAGATGCGGCGCGCCGGCCTGACCGCCGAGCGCGGGTTCAGCATGGATGTCACCGGCACCTACGTGCAGATGGTGCAGTGGCTGGCGCGCGAGGAGATTCGCATGTTCACCGAGCGCGCCACCGGCAAGGTGAGCGGTGAGGAGCTGACGCGCATGGCCGAGGTCGGCATCGAGGCCGCCGGACGCATGCTCGTGGCGATGCGCGAGCGCGTCATCCGCCGATTCATCGCCGAGGGAAACGTGCCGCGCGCGGCCGAGCCTCCTGCGCCGCTTCGAGCCGAAGGCAAACGTCGCGGACGCTGAGCTACTCGCCGCGCCGGACGGCGAGGCTACTCGCGCGCGCTCACTTCTTCTTTCCCAGCGCCACGTCGTCGGCGATCTTGAGCGCCTCTTCCAGATGGTGCTCGAGCTTGGGCAGCGTCCTTCCCGCGAACGCCGCCAGCTTCGCATCGCCGCCGCCGTCCTTCTGCTGGCGGAACAGCGCCACCGCCGAGCGATGCTCCTGCACTTCCGCCTGCATGTAGGCGGCGTCGAACTCCGCGCCCGACTGTGTGCGCAGCTTCTCGACCATCTGCTTGTGCGTCTGGTTCGGCTCGTCCGGTGTGGGCAGCTGCTTCTCTCTCGCGATCGTCATCAGTTCGTGGTTGGCGGCGGTATGATCGTCGATCATCCGCTGCGCATGCTGCTTGACGGCGGCGTTGGATGCCTTCTGCAGCGCCAGCTGTCCTGCCGCGACTTCGGCCAGCCCGCTGCTGGCGGCGGTCATCACGAAGTTGGCATCACGGTCCGGTATCGAGCCGGTTGCCGTTCCTCCCGTGGCCGTGCCGGCGCCCGTTGCCGTTCCAGTGCCGGTTGGCGTTCCGCCGCCCGTCGCCGTGCCTCCGGTCGCCGTGCCTGTGCCGGTCGCAGTTCCGCTGCCGCTGCCGGTTCCCGTCCCGGCGGCTGGCCCGGCGCCTGGCGCCGTCGCCTGCGCGACCAGCACGCCCGCCTCGCTCGCGCGCTCCTGCGCGCCGCCGTCGCTCACGAGCAGCAGCATCGATCCCGCTGCCATCATCAACGTGGTCGAAAGCCAAGAGTTTCGCATCGTCTCTTTCCTCACGTCGCTGCGCCAGGGCGCGCGCAGCGTCTCCAACGAAAGCGGCCCGCCGTTTTACCGGCAGGCCGCGTACGCATCGTCCTCTGGAAAAATGCCAGTCGCTTTCCCGCGACGTCAGAGCCCGCCGTCGGTGACCTTGCGCGCGTGGTCGAGGTGCTTCTCGAGCGCGGGCAGGGT carries:
- the hisN gene encoding histidinol-phosphatase; this translates as MSSISDAELETFLAFAGRLADAARSAILPHFRQPLTVTDKAAAGASYDPVTVADRDAEHQMRALITEHYPSHGIVGEEHGDSPGSSGLRWLLDPIDGTRAFITGVPLWGTLIALSDEEGPLLGVVDQPFLRERFLGSRLGARYELPDREGTLRTRPCASLAEATLYCTHPGMFPRDPARSAFAELESRVRMSRFSGDCYSYCMVAFGLVDLVVEAGLKPWDIQAIIPIIEAAGGVVTTWKGERAVAGGKIIAAGDPAVHEQALRILQPAA
- a CDS encoding YbhB/YbcL family Raf kinase inhibitor-like protein, translated to MELLKHLRLAALILAAWTAACTGAESTSAAAGVDARGAGDAAAQAAEPAPSRQERVMVLRSPAFEAGGEIPSRYTCEGEDVSPPLEWSKLPMGTRSLVLIVDDPDAPDPAAPKTTWVHWVAYDIEPSAGSLAEGASRSGMPRGARQGTNDWKRTGYGGPCPPIGRHRYFHKLYALDTTLGDIGAPTKAQVEEAMREHVIGSVELVGTYQKTKR
- a CDS encoding ferritin-like domain-containing protein gives rise to the protein MSTQERYARPTDGPAWDVGQDYTTTFNWEYEDGRAPLLKLYEKGKKRQWDAADRIDWSLNIDPENPAELPDQSIPIFDSEAWRGMTPAEKGRARHHFQAWQLCQFMHGEQGALICTAKIVQQVPDMDSKFYAATQVVDEARHVEAYSRLLHEKYHLLYPINRHLQALIGDVLRDSRWDITYLGMQVLIEGVALAAFSTLRDHAKNPLVAAVNAYVMQDEARHVAFGRFALRDYYPHLTDKERDEREEFAVEACYLLRDRFLGEEVWETLGLPVKECADATERSEWMRFYRSQLFTRIVPTVKEIGLWGPRIRKAYADMGIIGFADTDLDALAENDQNVAERFDERRGMIEGIAAEAKATAA
- a CDS encoding MerR family transcriptional regulator; the protein is MTNRLKMKDLERATGVGREAIRFYIREGLLPEPERTGRNVAWYDESFIERIALIKRLQTERFLPLAIIKAILRGDEPPPQEHAQTLAQIEKGLSTRSRSQQTRLPERLDRISARTGLAIEDIRELAEIGTIEVVRRDGGEWIEGLSIPVVEAWGEMRRAGLTAERGFSMDVTGTYVQMVQWLAREEIRMFTERATGKVSGEELTRMAEVGIEAAGRMLVAMRERVIRRFIAEGNVPRAAEPPAPLRAEGKRRGR
- a CDS encoding DUF4142 domain-containing protein, whose protein sequence is MRNSWLSTTLMMAAGSMLLLVSDGGAQERASEAGVLVAQATAPGAGPAAGTGTGSGSGTATGTGTATGGTATGGGTPTGTGTATGAGTATGGTATGSIPDRDANFVMTAASSGLAEVAAGQLALQKASNAAVKQHAQRMIDDHTAANHELMTIAREKQLPTPDEPNQTHKQMVEKLRTQSGAEFDAAYMQAEVQEHRSAVALFRQQKDGGGDAKLAAFAGRTLPKLEHHLEEALKIADDVALGKKK